GTCACCCTTGCAGTCTCCATAACTTGGACGCATTCACCACGATGAGGATCAGCGCGATTGAAATGGTCACGGAGGCCGTCACCCGGCCCATCACCGCCGGCGGCAGCCACGATCCCGCTCGCACCCCCAGCAACATACCGGTGACGCTGCCCAGCAACACATAGGCCAGGAGATTCCAATCGAGGTGGCCAAATTGTAAATGTCCCACAACACCGCCGAGGGAAATCAGCGCGATGATCGTGAGCGAGGTCCCGATTGCGGCTCGTGCTGGGAACTTGAGCACCAGAATCAAGGCCGGGACGACCATGAACCCGCCACCCACACCGAATAATCCATTGACGGTTCCTACCGCGAGGCCTATCGCCCCGACCTTCACCCAACACGTGCGGGGAAACCGCGTCGCACAAGACTCTTCGTCGTCGCACTCAACCGCCGGGCGTTGCTGTCTCGCCATGATGCCCCTCACCAGCAGCAACAACAGACCGAACAGGACGAGTAACACTTCTTCTCGAATCAACCGGTGCCCGAAGGCACCACCCCATGATCCAACCATCCCGGTCCAGCTGAAGGCCGCCGCCGCCTTGGTTTTGACCAAGCCTCGCCGGCCATATTCCCAGGCGCCGACGAGCGATGACGTCGCCACGATCATCAA
This sequence is a window from Nitrospira sp.. Protein-coding genes within it:
- a CDS encoding sulfite exporter TauE/SafE family protein translates to LMIVATSSLVGAWEYGRRGLVKTKAAAAFSWTGMVGSWGGAFGHRLIREEVLLVLFGLLLLLVRGIMARQQRPAVECDDEESCATRFPRTCWVKVGAIGLAVGTVNGLFGVGGGFMVVPALILVLKFPARAAIGTSLTIIALISLGGVVGHLQFGHLDWNLLAYVLLGSVTGMLLGVRAGSWLPPAVMGRVTASVTISIALILIVVNASKLWRLQG